The nucleotide sequence AGCACATAAAGTTGATGTTGTCAATCTCGGGAACTACCGTTCGTTTGAAATTGAAAACAGTATTATCATCTGCAGAAATGATAAAATTAAATATGCTGAAAAAGTGGCTGCCATTGTTGGACTTGATCATAGTAATATAATTCAACAAACCAATCCGGATTATTTGCTCGATGTTACTTTCATTCTCGGGAAAGATTACAGAAATTTAAAACCAATAAATCAGAGGTAACTTTGAACTCAACAGAATTAGCTAATCACATCGCAGAAATTATTTTTACAAAGAAAGGCTTTAATGTTCTAAAAGTTGATTTAAGGAATCTTGTTACTTTTACAGATTACTTTGTGATTTGTTCTGCTGATTCAGATGTTCAGGTTAAAGCTATCGCTGATCAGGTAGATAAAGCACTCTCCGATGAAGGAATCAGATGCTGGCATAGAGAAGGACTTAAAGCGCTTAGCTGGGTATTACTGGATTATGTGGATGTAGTCGTTCATATTTTCAAAAAAGATGCACGGGATTTCTACAATCTCGAAAAACTTTGGGGAGATGCACCCTCTGAGATGATGAAGGACACAGCTGAAAAGAAAGTTGTATCAGCAAAGCGTTGATATTATTTAAAGCGTATGATTTTTTCCGTTAAACTTCTTTTATAAGTTTACTTATCAAAATTCAATCACTTATTTTCATTTTCATTGAAAAAATATTTAAATAAAATTTTCACTGATGCTGTACAACGGCTTCCATACCTGTCAGATCTGGAACTATCATTTGATATTCCCAAAATAGAAGCACACGGAGATTTATCATCAAATGCAGCGATGATTCTATCAAAAAAATTAAAGAAAAATCCCATGGATATTGCTGCCGAGATTTTGTCAAACTTATCTATCGATGTGCAAGTAATAAAAAATGTGGAAATTGCCAAACCTGGATTTATCAATTTTCATTTTACTCCTTCCTTTGTTTCAAATATTATTAAGGAAATTAATAATACCGGTGATGATTATGGCAAATCAAAAAAATATTCAGGTAAGAAAGCAAATGTGGAGTTTGTTTCTGCTAATCCAACAGGACCTTTAACAGTAGGACACGGAAGAGGTGCAGTTATTGGTGATACAGTCGCAAATCTTCTTGAATGGATAGGTTATGAAGTTGACAGAGAATATTATTTCAATAATGCCGGAAGACAGATGCGTGTTCTTGGTGACTCAGTCAGGATAAGATATCTGAATCTTGTTGGTCAGCAAACAGATTTCCCTGAAGATTATTATCAAGGTGAATACATTATTGATATTGCCAAGAAACTCAAAGATAAATTTGGCAATATGCTTATTGATGAATCGCCGGAAGGTAAATTTAAAGAGGCAGCCGAGTCAGAAATTTTTAATGATATTAAGAAAACTTTATTAAATATTGATATACATCATAAAATATTCTTCAACGAAAAATCACTTTACGATGACGGAAAAATTGCAAACCTTCTGCAAAAATTTGATGAATTGAATCTTTCTTATGAAAAAGATGGAGCAACTTGGTTAAAACTTTCTCTGCTGACTGGTGGTGAAGATAAAGTCATAGTAAAAAATACAGGCGAGCCAACTTATCGTCTTCCTGATATTGCTTACCACCTTGTAAAGTATAAACGTGGTTATGATTTGATGGTTGATGTGTTTGGGTCAGATCACAATGCAACTTATCCTGATGTTATGGCTGGGGTAAAATCTTTAGGCTATGATGTAACTAAGACGAAAGTTTTGATTCATCAATTTGTTACGATACTTAAAGATAGAGAAGTTGTGAAGATGTCAACAAGAAAAGCAAACTACATCACACTTGATGAACTAACAGAAGAAGTAGGCAAAGATGTTGTGAGATATTTTTTTAATATGAGAAGCATTTCTTCTCATATGAACTTTGACATTGATCTGGCAAAGAAACAGAGCGATGAAAATCCTGTTTTCTATCTTCAATATGCACACGCACGAATTTGTTCAATAATACGGACGGTTGAATCAGAAAACATAAAATCATCTATGGATAATTTGAATTTACTCGTTGAAGAAGAGGAACAAGCGCTGCTCAAAAAGCTTCACAAGTTTGAAGAAGAAGTTCTATATAGTGCTGAAAATTGTGAACCACAGAGAATCTGCGCGTATCTTGAAGAACTTGCTTCTGCGTTTCATAAGTTTTATACATTCAGGAGAATTTTGGGAAGTGAAAAAAAAATAGCCGAAGCCCGCCTTGCTCTGGCAGTTGCAGCTAAAACAATAATTAAAAACGGATTGATTATTCTTAGAGTATCTGCACCGGAAAGAATGTAGAATTGAGATTGAGCTTTTATAACTTTTAGAGTATAATAAATCTAATTCCATTGTCAATGCTGGAATAGTTAGGCTACACTTAAGAATATCCATTACTATAAAAGTTTATAACAAGAAACTCAACAGTTCTCTTAGCAAATAATTTGAAAGACCAGTCCTTGATAAAACTAAACACGCTCAATGAATTTTTAGAAAACAGAGTTCCACTCATTAATATTATTCTGATGGGCTTGGGACAAGTAATGCTGCAAGCGAATGCAATTACAGGATTATTATTTTTAATTGGAATCTTTTATAACTCCTGGCTTTTAGGGATTGCTGCTTTAGCTGGAACAATAGTAAGTACTGTAACAGCCTGGGCTTTAAAGTATTCTAATGAGGACATAAAAAACGGACTATATGGTTTTAATGGAGCTTTGGTTGGAATTGCTTTATTATTCTTTTTTGAAATGAATGCATTTACTTTATTAGCATTAATTATCGGTGCCGCAGCTTCAACCATCCTAATGAGCATACTCAAAAAATTTATTCCTGCCTTTACTTCACCGTTTGTTATTGTAACCTGGGTGATTATCAGTTTATTACTTTTTATCTTTGATCAGAAGTTACTGTCAGGTTCATCAGCCTCATCAGCAGATTTAAATATTTTCTATGCGTTGTTCAATGGTTTTGGTCAGGTAATGTTTCAGGAGAATATTATTACTGGCGCAATATTTCTATTTGCCATTTTAGTAAATTCACGTCGTGACGCCTTCTATTCGTTGTATGCTTCTTTATTAGGAGTTCCAATCGGTTGGTTATTCTCAATACCTTTTTCCACTTTGAATTCCGGGCTGATGGGTTATAATGGTATTCTTTGCGCAATTGCATTAGCCGGATCAAAACGAAGTGATTTTGTATGGATTTCTTTTACTATTTTTTTATCTGTTGTAATTCAAATCAGTTTAGCAGCTCAAGGAATAATTACATTAACTGCTCCATTTGTTTTCTCAACCTGGATTGTTTTAATTATTAAGAGAATAAAGTAGTCAAAAGTAAAAATTCCAGCTAATTGAATTCCAACTAAGTTAATTGCCTTAAAATTCAGATAACTTAAAAGTTATTTAGTGAGACTTCTGAATTATTATCGATGTGTTACTATTTTCAATTTAATAACAAGATATTTCACTCCTGTCTTGCCAGCAGGCAGGTCGTTCAATATGCAAATTAGAAATTTTTCAGAAGTCTATTAGTATTATTATATCTCAGTGAACCTTGCAGTAAAGAATCGCAATTGTTTCGGTTCATAAACAAATTTCAATCCTTTAATTTGATCCCTCTCACTGTACAAATGTTTAACGGCATTCGCAACATAATCCATCTGCCGATAAGAATAAACACGTCTTGGAATGGTTAACCGCACTGTTTCGAGTTTCGGTTTGTGATTTTCACCTGTTATTTTGTTACGTCCTGCTGATACAATACCTCTTTCCATGCTGCGTACACCTGAGTATAGATAAAGTGTAGCAGCAAGACTTTGTGCCGGAAACTGATCCTGTGAAAGATGAGAACAAAAACGACGTGCATCTAAAAATATAGCATGCCCGCCAATCGGTTCAATAATCGGAACTCCAGCTTCGAGCAACAGGTTGCCGAGATATCGGACTTGTTTTATGCGATGTTCAATATATTCAAACTGCATCGCTTCACGCAAACCGATTGCCATGGCTTCCATATCCCGTCCTGTCAATCCGCCATAAGAAGGCATACCTTCATAAACCACTACTAATTCTTTAGCATCATTAAAAAGTTGTTCATCGTTTACACATAAAAATCCACCAATGTTTACCAGGCAGTCTTTCTTTCCGCTCATTGTGCATCCATCTGCATAGCTGAATGTTTCAAAGACAATTTCCTGTATGCTTTTATTGGCAAAACCCTCTTCCTGCTCTTTAATAAAGTATGCATTCTCTACACAGCGAGTAGCATCGTAAAATACTTTTATACCATATTTATTTGTAAGCTCACGAACTTCACGCATATTTTTCATCGAGACAGGCTGACCACCGGCTAAGTTTACGGTTATTGCCAGGCAAACGTATGCAATGTTTTCCGCTCCCTTTTCATTAATCAGTCTTTGCAGTTTGTTCAGATCAACATTACCTTTGAAAGGAACATTGAGCGTTGCATCATGTGCTTCATCAATAATGATATCAATGAAATTACCGCCATTACGTTCCTGATGGTATCGGGTGGTTGTAAAATACATGTTCCCTGGAACATACTGTCCAGGTTTTATAGCTATTTGAGAAAGAATATTTTCAGCACCTCTTCCCTGATGAGTGGGAATAATATGATCGAATCCGAAAATTTCATTCACTGTCTCTTTTAAGTGGAAAAAGTTTTTACTGCCTGCATATGCCTCGTCGCCCAGCATCATACCTGACCATTGACGATCGCTCATTGCATTAGTACCGCTGTCTGTCAGCAAATCAATGTACACATCTTCGGAGTTAAGTAAAAAAGTATTGTAACCGGCGTCATTAATTAATTTTTCTCTCTCGGTTCTCGTATTCATTTTTAAAGTTTCTACAGTTTTTATACGATAGGGTTCGGCGGGGTAGTAATCAGTGTTCATTCAATAATCCTCGAAATTTTTTATTTAAAAAAATATACAGTTTTTTTCAAGCTACGATGAAGTATGGTAGCAGATATAAATTTATTTTAACTTTTATACATTGTAATTGATTGTATAACAAGTCTGTTAAAAAATTTGTTGTTAAGTTTTTCTCAGCACTATTAAAAGTATAAGTTGAAGCAAAATCAAAACTTAATATTTAAAATAGTTTTTATTTTACCGGAACAGGTGCTTTGGGATTTAACGGACGGATTGTCAATTCGTTAATCAGCATATTGTCCGGAGTTTTTAAAACATGAATTAAAGTATTTGCAATGTCTTTTGGCTGCAGAATATTATTATGAGCTTCCGTTCCGGAATTTTTAAAAAAATCAGTTTCAACAGAACCTGGATTTATACAGGTTACTTTGATATTATCGCCTCGCAATTCTTTGAAAAGTGCTTCACTGAAACCGTTAACACCATACTTAGTTGCACAATAAGCTGTAGCTTCAGACCTGGCAGTTGTTCCTAAAATCGATCCAATATTTATAATATGTGAGCTATCCTTTTTCTTTAGCATTAATTTCACAATCTCAGAAGTGATATAATACAAACCATTCAGATTTGTGTTTATCATTGCAGACCATTCTTCTGTGGACATTTCATCAATTCGTCTGAAATATCCTATTCCTGCATTATTAATTAAAATATCGGGCAGCAATTTATCCGAAAAAGTATTTGCTATCCACATCTTAACTTCATCCTGATGACATATATCCAATTGAACAGGAATAAAACGGCTTCCCAAATCTTTTTGCAAAGAAAATAAATCTGCGGTATGTCGTGCTATACCATAAACGAACAACGCATGTTCATCAATCAGCGCTTTAGAAAATGCAGCACCTAAACCTCTGCTCGCTCCAGTAACAATTGCTACTTTTGAATCAATATCCAAAATTACTTTTTATCCCATTTTCCAGGAACATAGGAACCAGCGGGTGTTTTAAAAGGAATAGATAACCTGTTCCAACCGTTAATTGCTATAATTGCTATAGTAAGTGCCATCAATTGTTTTTCGTCAAAGTGTTGATGAACTAAATTATACAGTGATTCCGGTATATCATTTTCAGAAATCAGTGTCAACGCTTCGGTCCAGGCTAAAGCCGCACGTTCACGTTCGGTATAGAACGGCGCTTCTTTCCATCCAGAAAGAACGTATAAACGTTGTTCTGTTTCGCCGGCAGCTCGTGCATCCTTTGTATGCATATCCATACAATAAACACAACCGTTAATTTGTGAAGCCCGATATTTCACCAATTCATATATAGTTCTGTCTAATCCTGATTCAGCCACATATTTTTCCATCTCCATAAGTCCTTTAATTGCTTCGGGAGTTTTTTTAGAATAATCAAATCTTTGCTTTTCCATGATAATATTTCTCCTTTCGATCAGTTTAAATATTTCTTTAATTAAACAGATCGATTTATTTTTTGATTGTGTTTTTCCATTTCATCCATTGCTATGTTCGCATGAGCATAAGCAGCACCTGCACGCATCTCTGCAGCCACCCATATAGCTTCCATAATTTCAGATTGAGCGGCACCTTTCCTGAGTGCCTGATGTGTATGAGAACGAATGCAATAAGGGCATTGTGTAACATGAGCAACAGCTACTGCAATGAGTTGTTTCGTTTTTTCATCCAACGCGCCTGCTTCGAAAATAGTTTTACTGAAATTCCGCCATGCATCAATATTCTTCGGAGTAAGTGCAGCTTTTTTTTCCGTAAGCTCAAATGTTGCCATTGGGAATAAATTATTATCCAATGTTATTCTCCTTTTTCTTTTTAATAAAATTACATAATGATTAAAAGTTATTACACTGTAAAAAATATTTTAATCACTATTGCAATATGTTCACAAACATTTAAAATGAATTTGACTTTTGTCAAGAATTATCTCTTTTTTTCTTTTTATCGTTGAGTTAAATATTTATTTTGCGTTTAATATTGATAACAATACTAACCATTTCACTATTGCATTATTTAATCAATTTTTAAATTGCATAAATCATCAAAAATATTTTATAAAGACAAATCACGTCCCAGATGCAAGACGAAATTCCACTGAAAAAAAGTTATATATTGTCAGCCCTTATGATGACAATGATGCTGGCAGCAATGGATACCACCATAGTTTCAACTGTAATTCCACAGATAGTTATGGACCTCGGCGGGTTCAAAAGATTTTCGTGGGTTTTTTCAATTTACTTATTATCACAAACTGTGACCATACCATTGTATGGAAAACTCGCTGATATTTTTGGTCGAAAAAAAATTCTGCTTACCGGAGTTACCATTTTTTTAATTGGCTCAGCAGCAAGTGCAGCTTCATGGAATATAATCACTTTAATCATATTCCGCGGAATACAAGGTCTCGGTGCAGGCAGTATAATGGCTTCAGTAAATACTATCGCTGGAGATATTTATACAGTAGAGGAGCGTGCAAAAATTCAGGGATTACTTTCCAGTATCTGGGGAATCAGCGCTATCATTGGTCCTGCATTGGGCGGTGCATTAGCTGAATATATTAATTGGAGATGGATATTTATTATCAATTTACCTATTGGGATAATGAGCATGGTATTTTTAATCGTCTTCTTTAAAGAAAAACTTGAACCTCGAAAACCGGAAATTGATTTCAAAGGTTCATTTTTGATTTTAGTGACGATCGGGTTGTTTATTATTTATTTACTTGAAGGTGGGCAAGCATGGCCCTGGTTAAGCGTTCAGAGTTTATCTTTGTTAGCAGCTATTGTGGTTCTTTCGTTAGTCACTTTAAAAATTGAAAATAAAGCTAAAGAAGCCATACTGCCAGCTTGGGCGTGGAAGAATCGTACTCTCAGCTTCACAAATCTGGCAATGATATTTATGGGTATTGTTATGATGGGACCCGAAACCTTTTTACCAACATTTTCACAAGTGGCTCTTGGTCTGGGAATTATTGCTTCTGGTTTTGTTCTGGCGAGTGAAAGTATCGGTTGGCCTACTGCTTCAGCATTATCAGGAAAGTTATATTTAAAAATCGGTTTTAGAAACACCTCATTAATTGGTACTGTTTTTATTATTGCTGCCTGTTTAGGATTTTTATTCATTCCCTGGCCTCAGCCAGTTTATCTTGTAGTTATGGATCAGATATTGCTTGGTGCAGGGTTTGGGCTATTGAGTACACCTTCACTGGTTGGTATTCAATCAATGGTTGGATGGGACCAGCGCGGTGTTGTAACAGGATTAAATATTTTTTGCAGAAATCTAGGTCAAAGTTTAGGAGCGGCTATATTCGGTGCAGTTTTCAATAATTCTTTTGAGATGCAGATGAAACAGGCTCCACCTGAATTTGCAGAACGTGCAGTAAATATTTTAAATGCGATAAAAGGTGATGGAATTACCGAAGCTAAGAAATTATTCTTGGAAAAAGCATTCAGCAATTCTACCGGATATATTTACTTAGTGATGACTTTTATAGCAGTATTAACATTTCTGGCGATTTATAAAGTACCATCAAAAAAGAATAGCTGATTACAAAATAAAATTTTTACCAACTATTCTTATCTGTAATTAAACTGTTCAAATAATCTGATAAAACCATATTAGAAATTATCTCTGTCATTCCTTCTTCTCTCAATAATTTCTCGGCAATATTTTTCATTGTATAAACTGCACTTCTCAGAAATCCTGAAGCCAGGCTGACTCTTGCCACTCCGATATTTTTCAATATTTCAAAATCAGGTGCACCTTGAGTCATCATAACATTTACCGGCAGTCCAATTTCTTTAACAATGATCTCAATTTGTTTTTTGTCTTTCAAAAAGATAGGATATATGCCATCAGCACCAGAATCTTTATATGCTCTGCCTCTTTGAAGTGATTCTTCCAGTTTTTGTTCAGCACTTAAATGTCTGCTTTTAATATATACATCAATTCTTGCATTAATGAATAGAAGTGATCCCGCCTCTTCAGATGTTTTTTTAATAATTGTAATTTTATCACATTGTTCCTTTACAGAAATCATTCCTGCTTCATCATGATGACTGTCTTCAAAGTTGATTCCGGAGATGCCTGTATCAATCAGTTTTTTTATGTTTTCTTTCAAAATTAAATTGTTTGCAGCATAGGCAGTTTCAACATCTGCCGATACAGGTATTTTTACGCACGATGTTATTCTTTTCAAAATATTTAACAATTCAACAAACGGAAGTTTTTCACCATCACGAAAGCCATTACTCAAAGACATTGCTGAACTTGAAGTTGCCACAGCAGGATAACCAGTATTTTCTAACAGAGCTGCACCTAAAGGATCCCAAATATTTGGTAGTATGAGTAATTTGTTATTATGATGAAGCTGATGAAAAAGTTTTTCTTTATCTGATTGTATATTTTTGTTAGAATTCATTTATTCACCATAAGTTGATTAGTAAATTTAAATTAGTTAACAGCAGTTAAAACGAAATAAATGTATTGATTGTAGAATAATTTGAAACGTTAAAAGAATATCTCACATTAATCTGGAAATCCTGTTTCACTCGTTTTCTTTACTGAACTGAACAATAACTGGTGGCTTACTCCAATGAGCCGGTACTTCTTCTGAAATCAGTAGTGGCATCGAAGAAGAAAATCCTCCCAGATAATTTACGGCATGTTGAAATACCACTTTTTTTATTTTGTGAAATCGGATAACGTAAGAACACATAATACAAGGTTCGTGAGTAGAAAACATTGTGCAGCCGGAAAGATCAGCTGATTTTAATTTTCTTACCGCAATCCGTATTGCCTCGATTTCCGCATGACAAGTGATATCATTTTTATTTTTACTTGCTTCTTCAGCTTCAGAAATTATTTCATCATCTTTTAATATTAAAGCGCCAACAGCAGGATTTCCTTTTAATGAAGCAGCTTTACCTATCTTTTCGCATTGATCCATATAATAATTATCAGTTTTCATATTTATACCATTTATTTATTTCGTTATCATAAATATAAACAGCAAGTTTTTTCATAATTCCTGAATCTGGATACGGTTAAAAAAATAAATCCGATTACTATCAGCGAAGTTTTACTTTATCCTGTTACATCACGTTGTATTATATAAAAAAAAGAATTCGAATAGTATCAAATAATTTTTTCATTAGTCATATTGTCTTATTCTCTTTTTCGGGTTGCTGGCTTTCTTTTATATTTATATTTTTATGATAGAGTTAATGTAATCAATAGTCTTACATTTAACAGGCTAAAAAAAACTTCATTTAAAATAATTACACAAAATTTAATAAGAAGTTATCAAGCTGTTTATTAATACTCTATTTATAATTCTGTTCAAAAATTATTTTATCATCTTAAAACAAAGAGGCTGAAATGGAAAAACTTACCAGACCAAAGTTGAGTGAAAGAAAACTCAGGGACAATTTATTATCATTTGCAATAGACAAAGAGAACAAAAAATTAAAAAAAGAAAGTTTCTGGTTGAAAGGAGATCGTAATTCAGTTACGTTGCAAAAAAATCCAAACCTTCGTGTTGTGTTGACATCATTAAAAAAAGGTGCTGCATTAAAAGAACACAAAGTTGCAGGTCCGATAACTTTATTTGTTCTCTCAGGCAAATTAAAATTTACTGTTGAGAAAAAAGAAGTAAAGTTGAAGAAAAATGAAATGATTGTGTTAGAGAAAGCAATTCAGCATGATGTTGAAGCTTTAGAAGATACAACATTCATTCTGACACTTATTACTCCGAAATATTAACATAGTTGGGATTAGAAATAAAACTAAATTCCTGAATAGCCGGAATATTAAAAGCGAAACCGTTTCAAGAGTATGAATCTGTTTCTTACTTTTTATTCTTCTTTTATTGAATTGAAGTAGTCATCTGATTTATGTCAAGAAATTTTGCAGAAAGAGTAATAGATTTTAATCGCCGCCTGCATTATTCAGGCAAACTACCGAAAGATTTTCGTGTGTTGAATCCATATCTGGACAATCCTGAAACAATGAAAGTGATGCAGGAGTTTTATCAAAAATATTATAATGATCTAACACTTCGGAAATTTATTATTGGCATTAATC is from Ignavibacteriota bacterium and encodes:
- the rsfS gene encoding ribosome silencing factor, which translates into the protein MNSTELANHIAEIIFTKKGFNVLKVDLRNLVTFTDYFVICSADSDVQVKAIADQVDKALSDEGIRCWHREGLKALSWVLLDYVDVVVHIFKKDARDFYNLEKLWGDAPSEMMKDTAEKKVVSAKR
- a CDS encoding arginine--tRNA ligase; this translates as MKKYLNKIFTDAVQRLPYLSDLELSFDIPKIEAHGDLSSNAAMILSKKLKKNPMDIAAEILSNLSIDVQVIKNVEIAKPGFINFHFTPSFVSNIIKEINNTGDDYGKSKKYSGKKANVEFVSANPTGPLTVGHGRGAVIGDTVANLLEWIGYEVDREYYFNNAGRQMRVLGDSVRIRYLNLVGQQTDFPEDYYQGEYIIDIAKKLKDKFGNMLIDESPEGKFKEAAESEIFNDIKKTLLNIDIHHKIFFNEKSLYDDGKIANLLQKFDELNLSYEKDGATWLKLSLLTGGEDKVIVKNTGEPTYRLPDIAYHLVKYKRGYDLMVDVFGSDHNATYPDVMAGVKSLGYDVTKTKVLIHQFVTILKDREVVKMSTRKANYITLDELTEEVGKDVVRYFFNMRSISSHMNFDIDLAKKQSDENPVFYLQYAHARICSIIRTVESENIKSSMDNLNLLVEEEEQALLKKLHKFEEEVLYSAENCEPQRICAYLEELASAFHKFYTFRRILGSEKKIAEARLALAVAAKTIIKNGLIILRVSAPERM
- a CDS encoding urea transporter; this encodes MKDQSLIKLNTLNEFLENRVPLINIILMGLGQVMLQANAITGLLFLIGIFYNSWLLGIAALAGTIVSTVTAWALKYSNEDIKNGLYGFNGALVGIALLFFFEMNAFTLLALIIGAAASTILMSILKKFIPAFTSPFVIVTWVIISLLLFIFDQKLLSGSSASSADLNIFYALFNGFGQVMFQENIITGAIFLFAILVNSRRDAFYSLYASLLGVPIGWLFSIPFSTLNSGLMGYNGILCAIALAGSKRSDFVWISFTIFLSVVIQISLAAQGIITLTAPFVFSTWIVLIIKRIK
- a CDS encoding tyrosine phenol-lyase; the encoded protein is MNTDYYPAEPYRIKTVETLKMNTRTEREKLINDAGYNTFLLNSEDVYIDLLTDSGTNAMSDRQWSGMMLGDEAYAGSKNFFHLKETVNEIFGFDHIIPTHQGRGAENILSQIAIKPGQYVPGNMYFTTTRYHQERNGGNFIDIIIDEAHDATLNVPFKGNVDLNKLQRLINEKGAENIAYVCLAITVNLAGGQPVSMKNMREVRELTNKYGIKVFYDATRCVENAYFIKEQEEGFANKSIQEIVFETFSYADGCTMSGKKDCLVNIGGFLCVNDEQLFNDAKELVVVYEGMPSYGGLTGRDMEAMAIGLREAMQFEYIEHRIKQVRYLGNLLLEAGVPIIEPIGGHAIFLDARRFCSHLSQDQFPAQSLAATLYLYSGVRSMERGIVSAGRNKITGENHKPKLETVRLTIPRRVYSYRQMDYVANAVKHLYSERDQIKGLKFVYEPKQLRFFTARFTEI
- a CDS encoding SDR family NAD(P)-dependent oxidoreductase; translation: MDIDSKVAIVTGASRGLGAAFSKALIDEHALFVYGIARHTADLFSLQKDLGSRFIPVQLDICHQDEVKMWIANTFSDKLLPDILINNAGIGYFRRIDEMSTEEWSAMINTNLNGLYYITSEIVKLMLKKKDSSHIINIGSILGTTARSEATAYCATKYGVNGFSEALFKELRGDNIKVTCINPGSVETDFFKNSGTEAHNNILQPKDIANTLIHVLKTPDNMLINELTIRPLNPKAPVPVK
- a CDS encoding carboxymuconolactone decarboxylase family protein — encoded protein: MEKQRFDYSKKTPEAIKGLMEMEKYVAESGLDRTIYELVKYRASQINGCVYCMDMHTKDARAAGETEQRLYVLSGWKEAPFYTERERAALAWTEALTLISENDIPESLYNLVHQHFDEKQLMALTIAIIAINGWNRLSIPFKTPAGSYVPGKWDKK
- a CDS encoding carboxymuconolactone decarboxylase family protein, with the protein product MDNNLFPMATFELTEKKAALTPKNIDAWRNFSKTIFEAGALDEKTKQLIAVAVAHVTQCPYCIRSHTHQALRKGAAQSEIMEAIWVAAEMRAGAAYAHANIAMDEMEKHNQKINRSV
- a CDS encoding MFS transporter, with the translated sequence MQDEIPLKKSYILSALMMTMMLAAMDTTIVSTVIPQIVMDLGGFKRFSWVFSIYLLSQTVTIPLYGKLADIFGRKKILLTGVTIFLIGSAASAASWNIITLIIFRGIQGLGAGSIMASVNTIAGDIYTVEERAKIQGLLSSIWGISAIIGPALGGALAEYINWRWIFIINLPIGIMSMVFLIVFFKEKLEPRKPEIDFKGSFLILVTIGLFIIYLLEGGQAWPWLSVQSLSLLAAIVVLSLVTLKIENKAKEAILPAWAWKNRTLSFTNLAMIFMGIVMMGPETFLPTFSQVALGLGIIASGFVLASESIGWPTASALSGKLYLKIGFRNTSLIGTVFIIAACLGFLFIPWPQPVYLVVMDQILLGAGFGLLSTPSLVGIQSMVGWDQRGVVTGLNIFCRNLGQSLGAAIFGAVFNNSFEMQMKQAPPEFAERAVNILNAIKGDGITEAKKLFLEKAFSNSTGYIYLVMTFIAVLTFLAIYKVPSKKNS
- a CDS encoding isocitrate lyase/phosphoenolpyruvate mutase family protein is translated as MNSNKNIQSDKEKLFHQLHHNNKLLILPNIWDPLGAALLENTGYPAVATSSSAMSLSNGFRDGEKLPFVELLNILKRITSCVKIPVSADVETAYAANNLILKENIKKLIDTGISGINFEDSHHDEAGMISVKEQCDKITIIKKTSEEAGSLLFINARIDVYIKSRHLSAEQKLEESLQRGRAYKDSGADGIYPIFLKDKKQIEIIVKEIGLPVNVMMTQGAPDFEILKNIGVARVSLASGFLRSAVYTMKNIAEKLLREEGMTEIISNMVLSDYLNSLITDKNSW
- a CDS encoding nucleoside deaminase — protein: MKTDNYYMDQCEKIGKAASLKGNPAVGALILKDDEIISEAEEASKNKNDITCHAEIEAIRIAVRKLKSADLSGCTMFSTHEPCIMCSYVIRFHKIKKVVFQHAVNYLGGFSSSMPLLISEEVPAHWSKPPVIVQFSKENE
- a CDS encoding cupin domain-containing protein — translated: MEKLTRPKLSERKLRDNLLSFAIDKENKKLKKESFWLKGDRNSVTLQKNPNLRVVLTSLKKGAALKEHKVAGPITLFVLSGKLKFTVEKKEVKLKKNEMIVLEKAIQHDVEALEDTTFILTLITPKY